The segment TGCAAGTCTTCTCCAGGATGAATCTCATAGCACAACTCGACCCCTTGCGCATGACAATGATCCAATATCGGCAGCCATCTCTTCGCCAACTCCTCAAATCCAACCTCTACCAATCCAGCAGGTCGCTGTGGCCAAGGATACATCGTATGAAAGAGCAGCGACCCTGAGAAAGTAGCCATGACACTCAATCCCAAATGCTTGCTGGCACTGGCCGCAGACTTGACCTGATTGATTGCCCACTCTGTGCGCTCCTTGGGCTTGCCATGGAGATGGGCTGGCGCAAAACCGTCAAACATGCTGTCATAAGCTGGGTGTACTGCCACCAACTGCCCCTGCAAATGGGTCGACAACTCTGAGATTTCCAATCCAGCTGCTCTCACAGTAGCTTGGATTTCGTCACAATATTCTTGACTGGCACCTGCCTTTTCTATATCAATGACACGCTTGTCCCATGCTGGGATTTGTACCGCTTTGTAGCCCAAACCAGCCGCCCATTCGCAGATGTTTTTTAGATTGTTGAAGGGTGCTTCATCTCCTAAAAATTGGGCTAAGAAGACCGCAGGCCCTTTGATTGTTTTCATCATATTGTAATCCAGACGTTACCGTCTTTGTTTGATTTGACAACTTTTTCTATAAAGTGCATCCCTCTTACCCCGTCTTGCACTGTAGGAAACTCACCATTCTCCAGTTTTTCACCTCTTACAGCTTTGGCCATCCCACGGTAGAGGTTGCCCATCGCATCAAATATCCCCTCTGGGTGACCAGGAGGCATCTTGGTACTGTCCTTGGTGAATTGTGCATTGTAGCTATGACCAGGCTTCAGGATTTGAAGTGGGTGGTTTTCTTTGAGCAAAGTCAGCTCGTTGGGATTCTCTTGCTGCCATTTCAAGGCTCCCTTATCACCATAGACCATGATCATGATGTTATTTTCTTCGCCCGTAGCGATCTGACTCGAACGCAAAACCCCCTTTGCACCGCCTGCTAGACGCAACAACACTGTACCATCTACATCCAGTGTGTTATCCTTGTACAGTGTATTCAAATCCGACAGCACAGCAGTGATTTCGATCCCTGTCGTGTATTCCACGAGGTTGAAACCATGCACACCAATGTCTCCCATGCAACTAGATATCCCTGCTCTTTTCGGATCGAGTCTCCAGATAGATTTTCGCAATTTCTCATCATGAATCAAAGGATTGATCCACCCTTGGTAGTACTGCACGTCTACTCTCTGGATGGTTCCTACCTCACCAGCAGCGATCATGGTTTTCATCTGACGTACCATCGGATAGCCTGTGTATGTATGAGTCAGGCACAATTGCTTGCCACTAGACTTGACCAAATCTGCCAAAATCTCTGCCTCTGCAGAAGTCATCGTCATTGGCTTCTCGCAGACTACGTGAAAGCCCCCTTCGAGTAGCTTTTTTGCCATGTCAAAATGCAGAAAATTGGGCGTCACGATAGAAACTACTTCTATTCGCTCTGACTCTGGCAAGAGATTTTCCTTTTTGATCAAAGTTTCGGTATCTGGATAAACACGGCTGGCGTCCAACTGCAAGTCACTGGCAAACTCCAATGCCTTGTCGTAATCAGAGTCAAATGCCCCTCCTACCAATTCGTATCGCTCACCCATGTAGGCCGCGATTCTATGTGCAATCCCGATGAATGCTCCTTTGCCTCCTCCGAGCATTCCGAGTTTTATTCTTCCTTTTCCCATTTTTTTGATTCTATTTTATGGATTTAAAATTTCAACTTTCATCAACGATCAATATCTAAATTTTACTTGTTCTAAGACAATCAATAGACTATCAACCCTGGACAATCGACTTAATAACTAAGCTGCCTTTTTAGAAAAGTGCAATGCCCCAAATGCGACTATCAAGATGGCTGGCAAAATCGCCATGATTCTCAGTGTATCTGCGCCACTACCATTGGTATCCATGAACAAGCCCATCAACCAAAGCACAACTGACACTGAAAACATCCCTACACCTCCCATGATAGAAAGACCCAGAGCGCCACTTTCTGGTACTTTGTCCGCCACAAAGCTCAACATCGTGGGCCAGAAGTAACAAACGCCTACGGCAAATACACCTGCCGCAGCAAAAGTCATCATCCCTGATGCATAACTCAGCCATATCAGTCCAATACATGAAAATATCGCCGAAAACATCAACATTTTCGTGATGCTTAGTTTCTTCACAATATCCCCTGCAAAGAAACGACCCACTACCATGATGCCGTTGACAAATGCCAATATCAGCAGTGGTGCTACGCCAGACTTGCTCAACAAGGAATCGATGCGCTGACCTGTCCCCAACTCAGTGGTAGCAGTCAACATCATACACAATACCAAGAAAATGAAGAGTGGAGAAACACAAGCCTTCAACATATCGACATTGGACACGCCCAAACTAACTCTCTCAGTCTGGGGCAATTGCTTGCCAAAAAACAAGAACACATAGCCCAATAAAGGGATGAACAAAGTGCCAACCAACACCATCCAGCTCAAGCCCATCATATCGACTAAAACATAACCCAACACACTACCAATCACAATCCCCAAGGGAAACCAGATATGAAAGCGATTGAGCATTTTCGTTTTTTCGTCTGGAAACAAAGTTGCTACCAGTGGATTACAAGCCGCCTCTACCATCCCGTTTCCAATTCCGATGAGCATGGTACCTGTAAACAAAGTCCAAAAATCGTGTGCGAAAAGTGTCAAGACTATACCTGAGAGATGCCCCAGCATCGCCAGATTTATGATTTTTTTCATCCCAAAATAATCGACCAGTGGGCCGCCGATCATCATGGCCAAGGTAAATCCCCAAAAGGCTGGGCCAAAAGCCAGCCCGATCTCCTCGCTGGTCAATCCATAGTCTGACATAAATACTCCTTCGAGCTTGGCTCGAATAGCAAAAGTCATGGAGGTAGTCGTCAATGCCATACAGCTGGCAACAAACAATCGATTTTTAGTAATTACGTCAGTCATGTCTTCATGTTATTAGTTACTGGTTATTGTATAAATTTACCCACAACATGCTCAGCACAGATAATTTTACAAAAAACCCTAAGCAACTTATTCAATTCAAAGCAAAGAGTTGTTTAAAATATCGCAATGAACAAAATTAAACAAGACACGCTCTCTTTCATGGGAGAAAATGGAGCTGTATTTTATGCAGACACTTGCCTGCCCTTGGTGGATGCCACTGAGAGGGGAAAGGTTGAGTTCAAAGCTCTTGCACGGCATCATTATCCTGGCGAAAGACTGACACAGGATACCGAAGGTCTCAATACCATCGGCTACTGGAGCGCCAATGAGCCACAGGACTGGGGATTGGACTGGCATAGAAACGAAGGTTTGGAGTTTCACTTTCTAGAATCAGGCATCATGCCCTACTCCATCGAAAAGCACGAAATGGAATTGTTACCAGGAGACTTCACCATCACTAGACCTTGGCAACAGCACAAAGTCGGCAACCCTGAAGTAGGGATTGGGAAATTCTTTTGGATCATCATCGATGTGGGAGTCCGTAGACCGCATCAACCATGGGTCTGGCCAGATTGGGTGGTGCTCTCTGATGTAGATTTACAGCGTCTCAACATGTTGTTGAGACACAACGAACAACCTGTATGGAAGGCTACCAATGAAATCAAAGCTTGTTTCAAACACATCAACCACACACTCCACCAAGATGTAAACGGCTCTTCATCCTCCAGACTCAGACTGCATATCAACGAACTATTGATTTTGCTTTTGGATATGTTTGACAGAGGGAAGATGGAACTCAACGAAGCACTCACGAACAGCATGCGCTCCGCCAAGCAGTTTCTCTCCGAGCTCAGCAATAACTTGGCACATCCCTGGACAATTGAAGAAATGGCGGCCTCATCTGGTCTGGGCGTGACAAGATTCACGCATCACTGCAAGCAACTCACCAACCTCACGCCCATGCAATTGCTCACTCAAAAGAGACTGAAATGGGCCAAAAGTCTATTGATCGAAAACAAAGAGATGAGCGCAACACAGGTCGCATTTACCTGTGGTTTTGCTACCAGTCAGTATTTTTCTACTGTATTCAAAAAGCACGAAAACTGCTCGCCGCAGGATTATAGAATGAAAATCGTAGCTCAAAGTACTTATAACTAGAAACCAAACAAATCAACTAGAAAACCAAAAAAACATGAAAAAACTACTGTTCTGCATGCCCATCGTGGCATTGATCGCTTGTGGCAACACCAAAGAGAACTCTTCTGCCCAAGCAGCAAGCAGCACCGAAACAACAAACCAAACCACAGAAAAAGCAGGAGTTGTTCTGTCTGACCAAGACATCGACAAACTCCTCAGGAAAGGAACTTGCTCTGTATGTCACAAAACAGATAAAAGACTCATCGGACCTCCGTTTCAGGAAATTGCTGCTAGAAACTATAGTACTGAAAGGCTGGTCGAACTCATCAAAAACCCTGAACCTGCCAACTGGCCTGATTATACTGCACCTATGGCACCAATCACCCATCTACAAGACAAAGAACTAATCGCTATTGCCAATTGGATCAATTCTCTCAAATGAAAAAAGGGCTATTTGAGAAGTGTACCCTATCTCAAATAGCCCTTTCTAGCTCAATCTATCCTTTTTACTTCTTGGTATCGATCTTGTTGTCCTCGATGACAGTTCCTTTCTCATCCAACATGATCACTTCATATCCCAAAGCTTCCAGTTTGGCTCTGTTGGATGCTCCATCTCCGACTACTAGGATATACAATTTGTCGACAGCCAAGTTCTTCTCAGCCAGACTGTTTATTTCCTTTTTGGTAATCGAACCGATGATTTTATTTTGCTCGTCTACGAAAGACTTATCCAAGTTGTAGTGATTGATTCGCTGTAGAAAACGTGCCTTCTGGCCTGGTGTCTCATAGTTACGGGCATCGCGCTGGCCTATCGACTTGCGCATGAATGCCAATTCGTCATCTGTGATTCCATCCTTTCGGTAATCAGTGATTTCTTTCATGATTTCTACGACAGAGCTATCTGTAGCATCTCCCTTTACACCTGCTTGTGCAGTATAGGGCCCCGCTTCATCATCACTATCAAAAAACGCCCAAGCTCCATAAGTCCAACCTTTGTCTTCGCGCAGATTCAGGTTGATGCGACTGTTGAATGCTCCCCCTAGCGGAAAATTCATCAAGTAAGACTTGTAATAATCTCCAGTGACATCATATTTCATATCGGTCACATAACCAATGCGAATCTCAGACTGTGGAGCATCCGCTTTGTCGACGAGGTAGATTTTGGTGTCCTGAGCAGGTGTGGCCTTTGGCAAAGTTGGGAGCGTCACTTTCTTGGCTGTCCATGACTTCAAAAATGCCAATTGAGGTTTGATTTCCTTCTGAGAGACATCCCCAACGATGACCAATTCTGATACCGAAGGTGAGTAATAGTTGTAATAGAAATTGATCACATCCTCTAGTGTGATGTTTTCCACGGTCTCTTCGATTCCTTCAGTAGGTACTGAGAAAATGTGCTCATCTCCATACAACAACCTCTCATAGACATGATCTGCGATGCTAGATGGATCCTTTCTGGAAGACTTGATTCCCTCCAACTGTTGGTTCTTCAACCTATCAAAATCTGCTGCTGTAAACGCCGGGTGTTTCAAAATCTCCTCCGCCAAGATCAAGGTTTTGGACAGGTTCTTTTTGAGCGCACTGATAGTCATCGTGGTAGAGGATTTTCCTGCAGAGACATTGATTGTGCTGCCCAACTTTCTTAATTCCTCTTGGATTTGCTCCGAGGTATATTTCTGTGTCGATTCATTCATCATGCTGGCGGTCAGAGTCGCCAAACCAGCTTTGGTGGGTGCGTACGCATCCATTTTGTGTCCGCCATTGATCGTCAATCGCAGTGTCACCACAGGTATTTCGTTGGATTCCACACCGATCACTTTGATCCCATTGTCAAATTTGTCCTTCCAAAAATCTGGCACCTTGACCGATGGGTTCGGTCCCAGCGGAGGTCTCTTGCTTCGGTCAAACTGATCACCTGTAGGTCTCTGATAGGTTAGGCCTGAGTAATCAGTAACTGGGAATGGATTCTCCCCCTCTGTCTGCGGTATAAAATTGTCTGGCTGTGCAGTAGCAGTCTCTGCATCTGGCACCACACTTTGGATGATACCTGGCTTGTCCTTGATGTATTTATCAAACACCCTCATGACATCCTCTTTGGTCAGGGAAAGATAGCGCGCCAAATCATGTTTGATCCCATTTGGATTGCCTGTAAATGTCTCGTAACCTGCTAGCTGACTCACTTTACCCTGTACACTTTCTAGACCGTTGATCATGCTCGACTCTCTGTTCGCTTTGAACTTGACCATATCATCATTGCTGACACCATTTTCTTCAAACTCCTTGAGGATTTTTCTCATCTCTCCTTCGAAATCTGACAAAGTTTGTCCTGGAAAAGGCAAGACCAACATGGTAAACTCTCCCGACAACTCACTGCAGGGGTGGAAAGTTGTTGCCTGAATCGCCTTTTGGGTCAATACAAATTTCTTGTAAAAGTATGAACTCTTGCCTGTACCCAATATCTCAGACAGGCAATCCAATGCTGCCTCGTCTTCATGATACAGTGGCACAGTCGGGAAGGTAAACATCAAGGCAGGAAAACGAATATTGCTGTCTACATAGGATACGTATCTATCTTGATCCAATTGTGGCAAATCCAGTTTCATTTCTTCCACTTCTGGCCCTCTTGGGATCACGCCAAAATACTTTTCGGTCATGGCTATCACCTCTTTGACGTTGACATCACCACCCACTGTCAAGGTAGCGTTGTTGGGTCCATACCAGCGCATGAAGAATTTTTTCAAATCGTTCACATCCACTCGATCCAAATCCTCCAACTTGCCTATCGTCAGCCAAGAATAGGGATGGCCAAAGGGATACAATGCGGCAGCATTCACTTCTCTCCATCGGCCATAGGGACTATTGTCATAGTTTTGACCCTTTTCATTTTTAACCGTAGCTCTTTGTACTTCAAATTTCTTTTGTGTCACCGCATCAAGAAAAAATCCCATGCGATCTGCCTCCAACCAAAGAGCCGTTTCCAGTTGATTGCTAGGCATGGTCTCAAAATA is part of the Reichenbachiella agarivorans genome and harbors:
- a CDS encoding sugar phosphate isomerase/epimerase family protein produces the protein MKTIKGPAVFLAQFLGDEAPFNNLKNICEWAAGLGYKAVQIPAWDKRVIDIEKAGASQEYCDEIQATVRAAGLEISELSTHLQGQLVAVHPAYDSMFDGFAPAHLHGKPKERTEWAINQVKSAASASKHLGLSVMATFSGSLLFHTMYPWPQRPAGLVEVGFEELAKRWLPILDHCHAQGVELCYEIHPGEDLHDGVTFERFLEATNHHPSVKMLYDPSHFVLQQLDYLQYIDIYHEYIRMFHVKDAEFNPSGRSGVYGGYQDWIDRPGRFRSLGDGQVDFKSIFTKLSQYGYDGWAVMEWECCIKSPEQGAKEGAPFIASHIIEVTDKTFDDFAGGDTDEKQLKKILGLGN
- a CDS encoding Gfo/Idh/MocA family protein, with product MGKGRIKLGMLGGGKGAFIGIAHRIAAYMGERYELVGGAFDSDYDKALEFASDLQLDASRVYPDTETLIKKENLLPESERIEVVSIVTPNFLHFDMAKKLLEGGFHVVCEKPMTMTSAEAEILADLVKSSGKQLCLTHTYTGYPMVRQMKTMIAAGEVGTIQRVDVQYYQGWINPLIHDEKLRKSIWRLDPKRAGISSCMGDIGVHGFNLVEYTTGIEITAVLSDLNTLYKDNTLDVDGTVLLRLAGGAKGVLRSSQIATGEENNIMIMVYGDKGALKWQQENPNELTLLKENHPLQILKPGHSYNAQFTKDSTKMPPGHPEGIFDAMGNLYRGMAKAVRGEKLENGEFPTVQDGVRGMHFIEKVVKSNKDGNVWITI
- a CDS encoding helix-turn-helix transcriptional regulator translates to MNKIKQDTLSFMGENGAVFYADTCLPLVDATERGKVEFKALARHHYPGERLTQDTEGLNTIGYWSANEPQDWGLDWHRNEGLEFHFLESGIMPYSIEKHEMELLPGDFTITRPWQQHKVGNPEVGIGKFFWIIIDVGVRRPHQPWVWPDWVVLSDVDLQRLNMLLRHNEQPVWKATNEIKACFKHINHTLHQDVNGSSSSRLRLHINELLILLLDMFDRGKMELNEALTNSMRSAKQFLSELSNNLAHPWTIEEMAASSGLGVTRFTHHCKQLTNLTPMQLLTQKRLKWAKSLLIENKEMSATQVAFTCGFATSQYFSTVFKKHENCSPQDYRMKIVAQSTYN
- a CDS encoding MFS transporter; amino-acid sequence: MTDVITKNRLFVASCMALTTTSMTFAIRAKLEGVFMSDYGLTSEEIGLAFGPAFWGFTLAMMIGGPLVDYFGMKKIINLAMLGHLSGIVLTLFAHDFWTLFTGTMLIGIGNGMVEAACNPLVATLFPDEKTKMLNRFHIWFPLGIVIGSVLGYVLVDMMGLSWMVLVGTLFIPLLGYVFLFFGKQLPQTERVSLGVSNVDMLKACVSPLFIFLVLCMMLTATTELGTGQRIDSLLSKSGVAPLLILAFVNGIMVVGRFFAGDIVKKLSITKMLMFSAIFSCIGLIWLSYASGMMTFAAAGVFAVGVCYFWPTMLSFVADKVPESGALGLSIMGGVGMFSVSVVLWLMGLFMDTNGSGADTLRIMAILPAILIVAFGALHFSKKAA
- a CDS encoding M16 family metallopeptidase — translated: MKKIFLVLCLFATSTAFAQTQLIEKVTRKGDELIIPYEKYELANGLTLIIHEDHSDPLVHVDVTYHVGSAREELNKSGFAHFFEHMMFQGSENVADEEHFKIVTESGGTLNGTTNRDRTNYFETMPSNQLETALWLEADRMGFFLDAVTQKKFEVQRATVKNEKGQNYDNSPYGRWREVNAAALYPFGHPYSWLTIGKLEDLDRVDVNDLKKFFMRWYGPNNATLTVGGDVNVKEVIAMTEKYFGVIPRGPEVEEMKLDLPQLDQDRYVSYVDSNIRFPALMFTFPTVPLYHEDEAALDCLSEILGTGKSSYFYKKFVLTQKAIQATTFHPCSELSGEFTMLVLPFPGQTLSDFEGEMRKILKEFEENGVSNDDMVKFKANRESSMINGLESVQGKVSQLAGYETFTGNPNGIKHDLARYLSLTKEDVMRVFDKYIKDKPGIIQSVVPDAETATAQPDNFIPQTEGENPFPVTDYSGLTYQRPTGDQFDRSKRPPLGPNPSVKVPDFWKDKFDNGIKVIGVESNEIPVVTLRLTINGGHKMDAYAPTKAGLATLTASMMNESTQKYTSEQIQEELRKLGSTINVSAGKSSTTMTISALKKNLSKTLILAEEILKHPAFTAADFDRLKNQQLEGIKSSRKDPSSIADHVYERLLYGDEHIFSVPTEGIEETVENITLEDVINFYYNYYSPSVSELVIVGDVSQKEIKPQLAFLKSWTAKKVTLPTLPKATPAQDTKIYLVDKADAPQSEIRIGYVTDMKYDVTGDYYKSYLMNFPLGGAFNSRINLNLREDKGWTYGAWAFFDSDDEAGPYTAQAGVKGDATDSSVVEIMKEITDYRKDGITDDELAFMRKSIGQRDARNYETPGQKARFLQRINHYNLDKSFVDEQNKIIGSITKKEINSLAEKNLAVDKLYILVVGDGASNRAKLEALGYEVIMLDEKGTVIEDNKIDTKK
- a CDS encoding c-type cytochrome, whose protein sequence is MKKLLFCMPIVALIACGNTKENSSAQAASSTETTNQTTEKAGVVLSDQDIDKLLRKGTCSVCHKTDKRLIGPPFQEIAARNYSTERLVELIKNPEPANWPDYTAPMAPITHLQDKELIAIANWINSLK